One genomic segment of Salinigranum rubrum includes these proteins:
- a CDS encoding pantoate kinase, whose amino-acid sequence MTDQSTATAFVPGHVTGFFSAHRTGNPATTGSRGGGLTLSDGVRVRVVPSETTHVALGGERVEMEPVEHVLDAFDATARVTIESELPVGSGFGVSGAAALGAAYASNTVFDGERSENDLVELAHVAEVVAGTGLGDVVAQAHGGVPIRVEPGAPGHGVLDGVPTSSRVEYVTFGELSTAEVIEGDTTRLSRAGERALGELRERPTLRHLLRLSRRFAREAGLLVPEVETAIDAVSDAGGEAAMAMLGRSVFALDTGLSDAGYDPQVCETYPSGAHLER is encoded by the coding sequence ATGACCGACCAGTCGACGGCGACCGCGTTCGTGCCGGGCCACGTCACCGGGTTCTTCAGCGCCCACCGAACGGGCAACCCGGCGACGACTGGGTCGCGTGGCGGCGGTCTGACGCTCTCGGACGGCGTCCGCGTGCGGGTCGTCCCGTCGGAGACGACGCACGTCGCTCTCGGCGGGGAACGCGTCGAGATGGAACCGGTCGAGCACGTCCTCGACGCGTTCGACGCGACGGCGCGCGTCACTATCGAGAGCGAACTCCCCGTCGGGTCGGGCTTCGGCGTCTCCGGCGCGGCCGCGCTCGGAGCCGCCTACGCGAGCAACACGGTGTTCGACGGCGAGCGATCGGAGAACGACCTCGTCGAACTGGCGCACGTCGCCGAGGTGGTCGCCGGCACGGGTCTCGGCGACGTCGTCGCCCAGGCGCACGGTGGCGTCCCCATCCGGGTCGAACCGGGCGCGCCGGGTCACGGCGTGCTGGACGGCGTCCCGACGAGTTCGCGCGTCGAGTACGTCACCTTCGGGGAACTGTCGACCGCCGAGGTCATCGAGGGCGACACGACCCGGCTCAGCCGGGCGGGCGAGCGCGCGCTCGGTGAACTCCGCGAGCGACCGACCCTCCGACACCTGCTCCGACTCTCTCGGCGGTTCGCCCGCGAGGCGGGACTGCTCGTCCCCGAGGTCGAGACGGCGATCGACGCTGTCAGTGATGCCGGCGGGGAGGCGGCGATGGCGATGCTCGGCCGGTCGGTGTTCGCCCTCGACACCGGGCTGTCGGACGCGGGATACGACCCACAGGTGTGTGAGACGTACCCCTCGGGGGCGCATCTCGAACGCTGA